From the genome of Lotus japonicus ecotype B-129 chromosome 6, LjGifu_v1.2, one region includes:
- the LOC130722482 gene encoding uncharacterized protein LOC130722482 isoform X2, whose translation METAPACFFCKLGVAGSTFKPFSSFCGRLLPRNNVNTIISMCSLSSSLGTWLIRNATNSSESSLKLPSFARRRQRRSRFIQKQLPLVVEEQQQHQQIQQQPYGYQNGDPIGWKDLGKSVVRWIRQSMRAMASDFASAELQGDLEFSELRQRMGPGLTFVIEAQPYLNAIPMPLGLEVMCLKASTHYPTLFDHFQRELRDVLQHLQTKFLVHDWRHTESWKLLKELANSAQHKEVARKITMPKTVQGVLGMDIRKVRAVQHRIDEFANLMSGLLHIERDAELEFTQEELDAVPRPDATSDSSKPIEFLVSHSQPQQELCDTICNLNAISTSKGLGGMHLVLFKVEGNHRLPPTTLSPGDMVCVRTCDSRGTVTTSCMQGFVHSLGDDGYSVTVALESRHGDPTFSKLFGKNVRIDRIQGLADTLNYERNCEALMLLQKNGLRKKNPSISVVATLFGDGEDVAWLEKNDLADWAEESLNGILGSETFDNSQQRTIALGLNKRRPVLVIQGPPGSGKSGLLKQLIVCAVRQGERVLVTAPTNAAVDNMVEKLSSVGLNIVRVGNPACTSKTVGSKSLGEIVNAKLASFREEYERKKSDLRKDLRHCLKDDSLAAGIRQLLKQLGRSLKKKEKQTMDEVMSSAQVVLATNTGAADPLIRRLDAFDLVVIDEAGQAIEPSCWIPILQGNRCILAGDQCQLAPVILSRKALEGGLGISLLERATTLHEGILTTRLTTQYRMNNAIASWASKEMYGGLLKSSKTVFSHLLVDSPFVQPTWITQCPLLLLDTRMPYESLSVGCGEHLDPAGTGSFYNEGEADIVLQHVFSLIYAGVSPTAIVVQSPYVAQVQLLRDMLDEFPEAAGTEVSTIDSFQGREADVVILSMVRSNTLGAVGFLGDSRRINVAVTRARKHLAVVCDSSTICHNTFLARLMRHIRRFGRIKHVEPDGLAIV comes from the exons ATGGAAACAGCGCCTGCTTGCTTCTTCTGCAAATTGGGTGTTGCTGGTTCTACTTTCAAGCCCTTTTCTTCATTCTGCGGTCGCCTATTACCACGTAATAATGTCAATACCATCATCTCCATGTGCTCTTTGTCCTCTTCACTCGGAACCTGGCTTATTCGAAACGCCACTAACAGTAGTGAAAGTTCACTTAAGCTTCCCAGCTTCGccagaagaagacaaagaagaaGCCGGTTCATTCAGAAGCAGTTACCCTTGGTAGTGGAGGAACAGCAGCAGCATCAGCAAATCCAACAACAACCCTATGGCTATCAAAATGGAGATCCAATTGGGTGGAAAGATCTTGGCAAGAGCGTGGTTAGGTGGATTCGCCAAAGCATGAGGGCTATGGCATCTGATTTTGCTTCCGCCGAGTTACAGGGTGATTTGGAGTTCTCTGAGCTGAGACAGCGCATGGGACCGGGTCTCACTTTTGTTATCGAGGCTCAGCCGTACCTGAATGCGATTCCTATGCCCCTTGGCCTTGAAGTCATGTGCTTGAAAGCCAGCACCCACTATCCCACCTTGTTCGACCACTTTCAGAGGGAGCTACGTGATGTTCTCCAACATCTGCAGACTAAATTCTTGGTCCACGATTGGCGTCACACTGAGTCCTGGAAACTGCTTAAGGAGCTTGCCAATTCag CTCAGCATAAGGAAGTTGCCAGAAAGATAACGATGCCCAAGACTGTCCAAGGTGTTTTAGGAATGGACATAAGAAAGGTCAGAGCAGTACAGCACAGGATTGATGAATTCGCCAATCTTATGTCAGGACTACTCCATATTGAAAGGGATGCTGAATTGGAGTTTACTCAGGAGGAATTAGATGCTGTTCCTAGACCTGATGCTACTTCGGATTCATCGAAACCGATTGAATTCTTGGTTAGCCATAGCCAGCCTCAGCAAGAACTCTGTGACACCATTTGTAATTTAAACGCCATCAGTACCTCTAAAG GATTGGGGGGAATGCATTTGGTGTTATTCAAAGTTGAAGGGAACCACCGCTTGCCGCCTACTACTCTTTCTCCAGGAGACATGGTTTGTGTGAGAACGTGTGACAGCAGGGGTACAGTTACAACATCTTGCATGCAAGGATTTGTTCATAGTCTTGGGGATGATGGCTATAGTGTAACTGTTGCTTTGGAGTCACGCCACGGTGATCCTACATTCTCTAAACTATTTGGAAAGAATGTGCGCATTGACCGTATTCAAGGACTGGCTGATACACTTAACTATGAG CGCAACTGTGAAGCCCTAATGCTGCTCCAGAAGAATGGATTGCGAAAGAAGAATCCTTCAATTTCTGTTGTTGCTACACTCTTTGGAGATGGTGAAGATGTTGCATGGCTTGAAAAGAATGATTTGGCTGACTGGGCAGAAGAAAGTTTGAATGGAATATTAGGAAGTGAAACCTTTGATAATTCTCAGCAGAGAACAATTGCACTGGGTTTGAATAAGAGGAGGCCAGTATTGGTTATCCAAGGGCCTCCTGGTTCAGGCAAGAGTGGTTTGCTCAAGCAGCTTATAGTATGTGCTGTTAGACAAGGTGAAAGGGTTCTTGTTACAGCACCTACTAATGCAGCTGTTGATAACATGGTTGAAAAGCTTTCGAGTGTTGGCTTAAATATTGTGCGGGTTGGAAATCCGGCTTGTACATCAAAAACAGTGGGATCAAAATCTTTGGGAGAAATCGTAAATGCAAAACTTGCAAGTTTTCGAGAAGAGTATGAGAGGAAGAAGTCAGATCTAAGGAAAGATCTAAGACATTGTTTAAAGGATGATTCATTAGCTGCAGGCATACGGCAACTTTTGAAACAGCTGGGGAGGTCtctgaagaaaaaggaaaagcaGACCATGGATGAAGTTATGTCTAGTGCTCAGGTTGTGCTTGCCACCAATACTGGAGCAGCTGATCCTTTGATCCGAAGGCTAGATGCTTTTGACTTGGTTGTAATAGATGAAGCTGGACAGGCAATTGAACCCTCTTGCTGGATTCCTATATTACAGGGAAACCGCTGTATTCTTGCTGGTGATCAATGCCAACTTGCTCCTGTCATATTATCTAGAAAAGCCCTAGAAGGTGGTCTAGGAATATCTCTACTTGAGAGAGCTACAACATTGCATGAGGGTATTCTCACCACCAGGTTAACAACACAATACCGTATGAACAATGCAATTGCTAGCTGGGCTTCAAAGGAGATGTATGGAGGCTTGTTGAAGTCCTCTAAGACTGTGTTTTCTCATCTTCTTGTAGACTCTCCTTTTGTTCAG CCTACATGGATAACACAGTGCCCACTGCTATTGCTTGATACTAGAATGCCATATGAAAGTCTGTCTGTTGGTTGTGGAGAGCATCTTGACCCAGCTGGAACAGGCTCATTTTATAATGAAGGAGAAGCTGACATCGTATTGCAGCATGTCTTTTCCTTAATTTATGCTG GTGTTAGCCCAACTGCTATTGTAGTGCAATCCCCTTATGTTGCTCAAGTACAACTTTTGAGGGACATGCTTGATGAGTTTCCAGAAGCTGCAGGTACCGAGGTTTCCACGATTGATAGCTTTCAAGGTCGGGAAGCTGATGTTGTAATCTTATCCATG GTGCGATCAAACACTTTGGGAGCTGTTGGATTTCTGGGGGACAGCAGAAGAATCAATGTTGCCGTTACAAGAGCCCGCAAACATTTGGCAGTGGTTTGTGACAGCTCAACTATATGCCACAATACCTTCCTAGCAAGACTTATGCGTCACATAAGACGCTTTGGCAGGATTAAGCATGTAGAACCAG ATGGCCTAGCAATTGTATAA
- the LOC130723449 gene encoding protein BOLA4, chloroplastic/mitochondrial isoform X1 translates to MRSQMFSFSSNTTLLRQALPVLVQPYKSILCRIAPPPNHGFVSNSPTLLRRSGGLPLHDSLSSFILSPIRKFSSRATNINDAGSVDLPLMQSMEKKIKEQLNADSVIVKDAYGDGRHVSIDVVSTAFEGQSAVNRQRLVYKAIWEELQSTVHAVDQMTTSTPAEAAQRNDK, encoded by the exons ATGCGCTCTCAGATGTTCTCATTCTCATCCAACACCACCTTACTTCGACAAGCTCTTCCAGTTCTGGTTCAACCCTACAAATCCATTCTCTGTCGAATTGCTCCTCCTCCTAATCATGGATTCGTTTCTAATTCACCAACTCTCCTACGCCGTAGTGGTGGTCTTCCTCTACATGATAGCTTAAGCTCATTCATCCTTAGTCCTATTCGCAAGTTTAGCTCACGCGCCACCAATATCAATGATGCTGGCTCTGTCGACTTACCTCTGATGCAGTCCATGGAGAAAAAG ATAAAGGAACAACTCAATGCAGATTCAGTCATTGTGAAAGATGCTTATGGTGATGGTCGACATGTTAG CATTGACGTTGTATCTACAGCCTTCGAGGGGCAATCAGCTGTGAATAGGCAAAGATTGGTCTATAAAGCCATATGGGAGGAGCTTCAGAGTACGGTTCATGCAGTTGATCAGATGACTACCAGCACTCCTGCTGAAGCAGCCCAACGAAATGATAAGTGA
- the LOC130723449 gene encoding uncharacterized protein LOC130723449 isoform X2 → MRSQMFSFSSNTTLLRQALPVLVQPYKSILCRIAPPPNHGFVSNSPTLLRRSGGLPLHDSLSSFILSPIRKFSSRATNINDAGSVDLPLMQSMEKKIKEQLNADSVIVKDAYGDGRHVRWLFMAVCQKSSIELWRMTLQIMVDALE, encoded by the exons ATGCGCTCTCAGATGTTCTCATTCTCATCCAACACCACCTTACTTCGACAAGCTCTTCCAGTTCTGGTTCAACCCTACAAATCCATTCTCTGTCGAATTGCTCCTCCTCCTAATCATGGATTCGTTTCTAATTCACCAACTCTCCTACGCCGTAGTGGTGGTCTTCCTCTACATGATAGCTTAAGCTCATTCATCCTTAGTCCTATTCGCAAGTTTAGCTCACGCGCCACCAATATCAATGATGCTGGCTCTGTCGACTTACCTCTGATGCAGTCCATGGAGAAAAAG ATAAAGGAACAACTCAATGCAGATTCAGTCATTGTGAAAGATGCTTATGGTGATGGTCGACATGTTAG ATGGCTGTTTATGGCGGTTTGCCAAAAATCCTCCATTGAACTATGGCGGATGACATTGCAAATTATGGTGGATGCCCTTGAATAG
- the LOC130722482 gene encoding uncharacterized protein LOC130722482 isoform X1 — protein METAPACFFCKLGVAGSTFKPFSSFCGRLLPRNNVNTIISMCSLSSSLGTWLIRNATNSSESSLKLPSFARRRQRRSRFIQKQLPLVVEEQQQHQQIQQQPYGYQNGDPIGWKDLGKSVVRWIRQSMRAMASDFASAELQGDLEFSELRQRMGPGLTFVIEAQPYLNAIPMPLGLEVMCLKASTHYPTLFDHFQRELRDVLQHLQTKFLVHDWRHTESWKLLKELANSAQHKEVARKITMPKTVQGVLGMDIRKVRAVQHRIDEFANLMSGLLHIERDAELEFTQEELDAVPRPDATSDSSKPIEFLVSHSQPQQELCDTICNLNAISTSKGLGGMHLVLFKVEGNHRLPPTTLSPGDMVCVRTCDSRGTVTTSCMQGFVHSLGDDGYSVTVALESRHGDPTFSKLFGKNVRIDRIQGLADTLNYERNCEALMLLQKNGLRKKNPSISVVATLFGDGEDVAWLEKNDLADWAEESLNGILGSETFDNSQQRTIALGLNKRRPVLVIQGPPGSGKSGLLKQLIVCAVRQGERVLVTAPTNAAVDNMVEKLSSVGLNIVRVGNPACTSKTVGSKSLGEIVNAKLASFREEYERKKSDLRKDLRHCLKDDSLAAGIRQLLKQLGRSLKKKEKQTMDEVMSSAQVVLATNTGAADPLIRRLDAFDLVVIDEAGQAIEPSCWIPILQGNRCILAGDQCQLAPVILSRKALEGGLGISLLERATTLHEGILTTRLTTQYRMNNAIASWASKEMYGGLLKSSKTVFSHLLVDSPFVQPTWITQCPLLLLDTRMPYESLSVGCGEHLDPAGTGSFYNEGEADIVLQHVFSLIYAGVSPTAIVVQSPYVAQVQLLRDMLDEFPEAAGTEVSTIDSFQGREADVVILSMVRSNTLGAVGFLGDSRRINVAVTRARKHLAVVCDSSTICHNTFLARLMRHIRRFGRIKHVEPGNFGGYGLGMNPILPSIN, from the exons ATGGAAACAGCGCCTGCTTGCTTCTTCTGCAAATTGGGTGTTGCTGGTTCTACTTTCAAGCCCTTTTCTTCATTCTGCGGTCGCCTATTACCACGTAATAATGTCAATACCATCATCTCCATGTGCTCTTTGTCCTCTTCACTCGGAACCTGGCTTATTCGAAACGCCACTAACAGTAGTGAAAGTTCACTTAAGCTTCCCAGCTTCGccagaagaagacaaagaagaaGCCGGTTCATTCAGAAGCAGTTACCCTTGGTAGTGGAGGAACAGCAGCAGCATCAGCAAATCCAACAACAACCCTATGGCTATCAAAATGGAGATCCAATTGGGTGGAAAGATCTTGGCAAGAGCGTGGTTAGGTGGATTCGCCAAAGCATGAGGGCTATGGCATCTGATTTTGCTTCCGCCGAGTTACAGGGTGATTTGGAGTTCTCTGAGCTGAGACAGCGCATGGGACCGGGTCTCACTTTTGTTATCGAGGCTCAGCCGTACCTGAATGCGATTCCTATGCCCCTTGGCCTTGAAGTCATGTGCTTGAAAGCCAGCACCCACTATCCCACCTTGTTCGACCACTTTCAGAGGGAGCTACGTGATGTTCTCCAACATCTGCAGACTAAATTCTTGGTCCACGATTGGCGTCACACTGAGTCCTGGAAACTGCTTAAGGAGCTTGCCAATTCag CTCAGCATAAGGAAGTTGCCAGAAAGATAACGATGCCCAAGACTGTCCAAGGTGTTTTAGGAATGGACATAAGAAAGGTCAGAGCAGTACAGCACAGGATTGATGAATTCGCCAATCTTATGTCAGGACTACTCCATATTGAAAGGGATGCTGAATTGGAGTTTACTCAGGAGGAATTAGATGCTGTTCCTAGACCTGATGCTACTTCGGATTCATCGAAACCGATTGAATTCTTGGTTAGCCATAGCCAGCCTCAGCAAGAACTCTGTGACACCATTTGTAATTTAAACGCCATCAGTACCTCTAAAG GATTGGGGGGAATGCATTTGGTGTTATTCAAAGTTGAAGGGAACCACCGCTTGCCGCCTACTACTCTTTCTCCAGGAGACATGGTTTGTGTGAGAACGTGTGACAGCAGGGGTACAGTTACAACATCTTGCATGCAAGGATTTGTTCATAGTCTTGGGGATGATGGCTATAGTGTAACTGTTGCTTTGGAGTCACGCCACGGTGATCCTACATTCTCTAAACTATTTGGAAAGAATGTGCGCATTGACCGTATTCAAGGACTGGCTGATACACTTAACTATGAG CGCAACTGTGAAGCCCTAATGCTGCTCCAGAAGAATGGATTGCGAAAGAAGAATCCTTCAATTTCTGTTGTTGCTACACTCTTTGGAGATGGTGAAGATGTTGCATGGCTTGAAAAGAATGATTTGGCTGACTGGGCAGAAGAAAGTTTGAATGGAATATTAGGAAGTGAAACCTTTGATAATTCTCAGCAGAGAACAATTGCACTGGGTTTGAATAAGAGGAGGCCAGTATTGGTTATCCAAGGGCCTCCTGGTTCAGGCAAGAGTGGTTTGCTCAAGCAGCTTATAGTATGTGCTGTTAGACAAGGTGAAAGGGTTCTTGTTACAGCACCTACTAATGCAGCTGTTGATAACATGGTTGAAAAGCTTTCGAGTGTTGGCTTAAATATTGTGCGGGTTGGAAATCCGGCTTGTACATCAAAAACAGTGGGATCAAAATCTTTGGGAGAAATCGTAAATGCAAAACTTGCAAGTTTTCGAGAAGAGTATGAGAGGAAGAAGTCAGATCTAAGGAAAGATCTAAGACATTGTTTAAAGGATGATTCATTAGCTGCAGGCATACGGCAACTTTTGAAACAGCTGGGGAGGTCtctgaagaaaaaggaaaagcaGACCATGGATGAAGTTATGTCTAGTGCTCAGGTTGTGCTTGCCACCAATACTGGAGCAGCTGATCCTTTGATCCGAAGGCTAGATGCTTTTGACTTGGTTGTAATAGATGAAGCTGGACAGGCAATTGAACCCTCTTGCTGGATTCCTATATTACAGGGAAACCGCTGTATTCTTGCTGGTGATCAATGCCAACTTGCTCCTGTCATATTATCTAGAAAAGCCCTAGAAGGTGGTCTAGGAATATCTCTACTTGAGAGAGCTACAACATTGCATGAGGGTATTCTCACCACCAGGTTAACAACACAATACCGTATGAACAATGCAATTGCTAGCTGGGCTTCAAAGGAGATGTATGGAGGCTTGTTGAAGTCCTCTAAGACTGTGTTTTCTCATCTTCTTGTAGACTCTCCTTTTGTTCAG CCTACATGGATAACACAGTGCCCACTGCTATTGCTTGATACTAGAATGCCATATGAAAGTCTGTCTGTTGGTTGTGGAGAGCATCTTGACCCAGCTGGAACAGGCTCATTTTATAATGAAGGAGAAGCTGACATCGTATTGCAGCATGTCTTTTCCTTAATTTATGCTG GTGTTAGCCCAACTGCTATTGTAGTGCAATCCCCTTATGTTGCTCAAGTACAACTTTTGAGGGACATGCTTGATGAGTTTCCAGAAGCTGCAGGTACCGAGGTTTCCACGATTGATAGCTTTCAAGGTCGGGAAGCTGATGTTGTAATCTTATCCATG GTGCGATCAAACACTTTGGGAGCTGTTGGATTTCTGGGGGACAGCAGAAGAATCAATGTTGCCGTTACAAGAGCCCGCAAACATTTGGCAGTGGTTTGTGACAGCTCAACTATATGCCACAATACCTTCCTAGCAAGACTTATGCGTCACATAAGACGCTTTGGCAGGATTAAGCATGTAGAACCAGGTAATTTTGGAGGGTATGGTCTTGGGATGAATCCAATATTACCTTCCATTAATTAG